In Candidatus Defluviibacterium haderslevense, the following are encoded in one genomic region:
- a CDS encoding PorP/SprF family type IX secretion system membrane protein: MFKRFTFFIAIGIWANLSAQDLHFSQFYYNTLNLSPALSGQFDGNHRVTLNVRNQWLAVPVPYTTFSFLYDANTVLSKNKDVIGYGIGLDYDRAGDSKLSLAKLVGTVSYAMTVGKRHTVGIGFNPAIAQRRLSEGELRWDNQWTGDKYDPSISSKETYTPTGTFFFDLGTSVMYQYTLKPRTKIGVNGSLYHINRPNQSFYSNSGIKEQLPIRYLGFIDLSVGVGQYFDVLLAGIYQSQDKYQELVGSGRIRLYLNKTPGAVLNLLLGCNWRRDDALIPNLGFEWRNWLISGSYDMNTSPFKSVTTKRGGPELALQYNYKAVKALKINKKCPIY; this comes from the coding sequence ATGTTTAAGAGATTTACTTTTTTTATTGCGATTGGTATTTGGGCAAATTTATCTGCCCAAGACTTACATTTTTCGCAGTTCTATTATAATACCCTAAATCTATCACCTGCCTTATCGGGCCAGTTTGATGGTAATCATCGGGTCACATTGAATGTAAGGAACCAGTGGTTGGCCGTGCCTGTCCCATATACTACGTTTAGTTTCCTCTATGATGCGAATACGGTATTGAGCAAGAATAAAGATGTTATAGGTTATGGAATTGGATTGGATTATGATCGTGCTGGAGATTCAAAATTGAGTTTGGCAAAATTAGTTGGTACAGTAAGTTATGCCATGACTGTGGGAAAAAGACATACGGTTGGCATAGGATTTAATCCGGCAATAGCACAAAGGCGATTAAGTGAAGGTGAATTGCGCTGGGATAATCAATGGACTGGTGACAAGTACGATCCCTCGATCAGTTCAAAAGAAACTTATACGCCAACCGGTACCTTCTTTTTTGATTTAGGAACATCTGTGATGTATCAATATACACTAAAACCGAGAACAAAAATTGGTGTGAATGGCTCACTTTACCATATTAATAGACCAAACCAGAGTTTTTATAGCAATTCCGGGATTAAAGAACAATTACCAATTCGATATTTGGGATTCATTGATTTAAGTGTTGGCGTTGGACAATATTTTGATGTACTCCTAGCAGGGATTTACCAAAGCCAGGATAAATATCAAGAGTTGGTTGGATCTGGTAGAATTAGACTATATCTAAATAAAACACCTGGAGCTGTTTTGAATTTGTTGCTTGGGTGTAATTGGCGTAGGGATGATGCACTAATACCTAACCTGGGTTTTGAGTGGAGAAACTGGTTAATAAGTGGAAGTTATGATATGAATACATCGCCATTTAAAAGTGTTACAACGAAAAGAGGTGGACCAGAATTGGCATTGCAGTACAATTACAAAGCTGTGAAAGCTTTAAAAATTAACAAAAAATGCCCTATTTATTAA
- the fdhD gene encoding formate dehydrogenase accessory sulfurtransferase FdhD yields the protein MEILDGLTERKIFKINSNHSVEKMDVVAIEEPMEIAIKYNEKDHTTLKTISITMRTPGHDKYLVLGFLFSEGIIDSVSDIHDIQFKFSCTPEETIEQTVVVHIKPHLIHRVKDLNRHFYTSSSCGVCGKTTIDLAVTHCHFLLKSLEKQISLDTIYKLPSVLKSNQKLFDQTGGIHACALFDFGGHLITIAEDVGRHNAMDKLIGYCLENHLVPASEHILLVSGRASFELIQKALTIGVPALLAIGAPSSLAIDLANSFGMSLGGFLKDGSVNIYSGIQRFNI from the coding sequence ATGGAAATTTTAGATGGCCTTACCGAACGAAAGATATTCAAAATAAATAGCAATCATTCTGTTGAAAAAATGGATGTCGTGGCTATTGAAGAGCCAATGGAAATAGCTATCAAATATAATGAGAAAGATCATACTACCTTAAAAACGATTTCCATTACCATGAGAACGCCAGGACATGATAAATATTTAGTCCTGGGATTTTTGTTTTCAGAGGGTATTATTGACTCAGTATCAGACATTCATGATATTCAGTTTAAATTTTCATGCACTCCTGAAGAGACTATAGAACAAACTGTGGTGGTTCATATCAAACCCCATTTAATCCATAGGGTAAAAGATTTAAACCGACATTTCTATACCAGCTCCAGTTGTGGTGTCTGTGGTAAAACAACCATTGACTTAGCCGTTACTCATTGCCATTTTTTGTTAAAAAGCTTAGAAAAGCAAATATCTTTAGATACTATTTATAAATTACCAAGTGTATTAAAAAGCAATCAGAAATTATTTGATCAAACGGGCGGAATCCATGCATGTGCTTTATTTGATTTTGGTGGTCATTTAATTACTATTGCTGAGGATGTTGGTAGACATAATGCGATGGACAAACTTATTGGGTATTGCTTAGAAAATCATTTAGTTCCTGCATCTGAACATATCCTATTAGTTAGTGGCAGGGCAAGTTTTGAACTCATTCAAAAAGCCCTAACGATTGGGGTTCCGGCTCTCTTGGCTATTGGGGCTCCTAGTAGCCTTGCTATAGATTTAGCAAACAGTTTTGGTATGAGTTTAGGAGGATTTTTAAAAGATGGTAGTGTGAATATTTATTCTGGAATTCAACGATTTAACATTTGA
- a CDS encoding NTP transferase domain-containing protein: protein MNSYLPLTGLILCGGKSSRLGFDKLSVIKDTVPVYNWWLGVLEKHCSNIYISCNSHQADQYKLPNTLIDVESHQGPLGGIYSAILKHPDHALLVVACDLVYITKEDIEALITQRDPTSYGTAYLTLGTDFPFPLCTIYEPKIFDDLKQEYLNSKKSAISVLKNKDIKLIHHKINLNGINTPEEYEKWKQEQYLNL from the coding sequence ATGAATTCATATCTTCCTCTAACCGGACTTATTTTATGTGGCGGAAAAAGCAGTCGATTGGGTTTTGACAAACTTAGTGTTATTAAAGATACTGTTCCAGTCTATAATTGGTGGTTGGGGGTTTTGGAAAAACATTGTTCTAATATTTATATATCCTGCAATTCACACCAGGCAGATCAATATAAGCTGCCAAATACTTTAATCGATGTCGAATCTCATCAAGGTCCATTGGGCGGAATCTATAGTGCGATACTTAAACATCCTGACCATGCCTTATTAGTCGTGGCATGTGATTTGGTTTACATTACAAAAGAAGACATTGAAGCACTCATAACTCAAAGAGATCCGACTTCTTACGGTACAGCTTACTTGACTTTAGGGACAGATTTTCCATTTCCATTGTGTACCATCTATGAACCAAAAATATTTGATGATCTTAAGCAAGAGTATCTAAATTCCAAAAAATCTGCTATATCGGTATTGAAAAATAAGGATATTAAGTTAATACATCATAAAATCAATTTGAATGGAATCAACACTCCGGAAGAATATGAAAAATGGAAACAAGAACAATATTTAAACCTCTAA
- the gldC gene encoding gliding motility protein GldC, whose amino-acid sequence MSKTSDIHIKVQLDAQNVPEDIQWIAKDGGVDSYSQAKGILISFFEKESMDTLKLDLWTKEMQVQEMDRFMFQTLKALSETYLKATNNTKLASDFGHFANYFGEQTQILPPTN is encoded by the coding sequence ATGTCAAAAACTTCAGATATTCATATTAAAGTACAACTTGATGCACAAAATGTACCGGAGGATATACAATGGATTGCAAAGGATGGTGGTGTAGATTCTTATTCCCAAGCTAAAGGCATCCTGATTTCTTTTTTTGAAAAAGAAAGTATGGATACTTTGAAACTAGATCTATGGACCAAGGAAATGCAAGTTCAGGAAATGGATCGCTTTATGTTTCAAACCTTGAAAGCCTTAAGTGAGACTTATTTAAAAGCAACTAATAATACTAAATTAGCAAGTGATTTTGGACATTTTGCCAATTATTTTGGAGAACAGACTCAAATTTTGCCCCCAACCAACTAA
- a CDS encoding DUF4249 family protein encodes MKRYLYILLLLNMSCEETFIPVTNVEDEKYVVESYLELNDQAIFPYLILTKSLGFYSNINASILENLFIHNAIVNIETNQLQYPLQEICLNDIPKALQQQIADRFGLNLDSISVNFCVYIDINGQIPLQVGNQYKLSVITGTDTLRSTTTIPGFIKIDSVWFDKIPGTPNDTFRQMFCFISDNPLVIDYYRYFTGTQHEPLIPNFSSVTDDALFNGQQFKFTLQKAQAPGSEFTATSGYYRVGDTVIVKWCNLDKEHFDFWNTLEVSRTRQGPFASYVRIDGNITNGLGIFGGQICKNYQLIVK; translated from the coding sequence ATGAAACGATATCTTTATATACTTCTGTTGTTGAATATGTCTTGTGAAGAAACCTTTATTCCGGTAACGAATGTAGAAGATGAAAAATATGTTGTAGAATCTTATCTTGAACTCAATGATCAAGCGATATTTCCGTATTTGATTTTGACTAAGTCTTTAGGGTTTTATTCTAATATAAATGCCAGTATACTCGAAAATTTATTCATTCATAATGCCATAGTTAATATTGAAACCAACCAACTTCAGTATCCATTGCAAGAAATCTGTCTAAACGATATTCCAAAAGCATTACAACAACAAATTGCTGATCGATTTGGATTAAACCTGGATAGCATAAGTGTCAATTTTTGTGTTTATATTGATATCAATGGACAAATACCATTACAGGTTGGAAATCAATACAAATTATCTGTAATAACCGGAACTGATACCCTTAGATCTACGACAACGATTCCTGGTTTTATTAAAATAGATTCTGTATGGTTTGATAAAATCCCAGGAACCCCAAATGATACTTTCCGCCAAATGTTTTGTTTCATTTCGGATAATCCATTAGTTATAGATTATTACCGATATTTTACCGGAACCCAACATGAGCCATTGATTCCCAATTTTTCTTCGGTTACAGATGATGCATTATTCAATGGTCAACAATTTAAATTTACGTTACAAAAAGCCCAAGCACCCGGAAGTGAATTCACAGCGACATCTGGATATTATAGAGTAGGGGACACAGTAATCGTTAAATGGTGTAATCTGGACAAGGAACATTTTGATTTTTGGAACACCCTGGAAGTCAGCAGGACGCGCCAAGGACCATTTGCTTCATATGTTCGGATTGATGGTAATATTACCAATGGATTAGGTATCTTTGGCGGTCAAATTTGTAAGAATTATCAACTTATTGTAAAATAA
- a CDS encoding TonB-dependent receptor — protein MRLILISLFLILSYFSSAQSLITINGYITEQKSGETLIGANVYLKSDQSVGTISNYYGFYSIKIPKGIHKLVYSYVGYTTKELDLNLTQDTTIDMKLSTGVLMEEIVITDEELKKNVQSTEMGTIELGLDKIKKLPSLMGEVDLLKSLQLLPGVSSATEGTAGLYIRGGGPDQNLVLLDEAVVYNTGHMLGFFSVFNSDAIKNVTLIKGSMPADYGSRISSVIDVQMKEGNDQDYVVEGGIGIISSRLTVQGPIKKEQASFIFSARRTYALDIAQPFINKTKYAGTNYYFYDLNAKLNYRISHKDRIYLSGYFGRDVFTFSSQERGFSISLPYGNATGTVRWNHIIKNNLFANVAFISNNYNFNINGGQEEFVFKLNSGVKDYSAKIDFDYYPNTKHHIKTGLRYTYHQLQPNIIYGTNGEETFTSKVETKFGHENEIYVLDDWKIRRQLSLNVGVRLSNFIQTGPYTDEATQKKYNTNDIVTSYIVPEPRITFNKGINEQSSIKGGVSLSSQYLHLVSNSGSTLPTDIWVPSTKKVKPQIGIQYAIGYYINLFNDQVETSVETYYKDLRNQLDYRESYVESFSSEIENEFVFGKGRAYGIELFLKKKRGDFNGWISYTLSRSERWFDQIEQGRIFPTVYDRPHDLVIVANYNLSKYWQVSGAFIYATGRRYTPIQSLFIIDNKPNIEYGPRNSARIEDYHRLDVSFVYDNVSNHKKSFHSSWAISIYNIYNHKNPFFSYTDFSSNILNGNGSAKAVNVSIFTIIPSVTWNFYWDSKSKSKKYEEESKK, from the coding sequence ATGAGACTTATTCTTATAAGTTTATTTTTAATTTTATCTTACTTTTCTTCTGCACAGTCTTTGATAACCATCAACGGTTATATCACCGAACAAAAATCTGGCGAAACATTAATCGGTGCTAATGTATATTTAAAAAGTGATCAAAGCGTAGGTACCATTTCCAATTATTATGGATTCTATTCTATTAAAATTCCAAAAGGCATTCACAAACTAGTGTATTCCTATGTTGGCTACACAACAAAAGAATTGGATTTAAATTTAACTCAGGATACAACGATAGATATGAAATTGTCTACTGGAGTATTAATGGAAGAAATTGTAATAACAGATGAGGAATTAAAAAAGAATGTTCAAAGCACAGAAATGGGTACCATTGAACTTGGCTTAGATAAAATCAAGAAATTACCCAGCCTCATGGGTGAAGTAGATCTTCTAAAATCGCTGCAATTATTACCTGGAGTTTCTTCAGCTACTGAAGGCACCGCGGGTCTATATATTCGAGGTGGCGGACCTGATCAAAATCTGGTACTGCTTGATGAAGCTGTAGTCTACAATACGGGACATATGTTAGGTTTTTTCAGCGTATTTAATTCTGATGCTATCAAAAATGTAACCCTAATCAAAGGCAGCATGCCCGCAGACTATGGAAGCAGAATTTCTTCGGTAATAGATGTTCAGATGAAGGAAGGTAATGATCAGGATTATGTTGTGGAAGGTGGAATCGGAATCATCTCTTCAAGATTAACTGTACAGGGTCCAATAAAAAAAGAGCAGGCTTCATTTATTTTTTCTGCCAGAAGAACTTATGCATTGGATATCGCCCAACCCTTTATAAATAAAACAAAATATGCAGGCACCAATTATTATTTTTATGATCTCAATGCTAAATTAAATTATAGAATATCACATAAGGATCGAATTTATTTAAGTGGCTATTTCGGAAGAGATGTTTTTACATTTTCAAGTCAAGAAAGAGGATTTTCCATATCATTACCTTATGGAAATGCTACTGGAACTGTAAGATGGAATCATATCATTAAAAATAACCTTTTTGCAAATGTTGCTTTCATTTCGAACAATTATAATTTCAACATCAATGGTGGGCAAGAAGAATTCGTTTTTAAATTAAATTCAGGCGTCAAAGATTATTCTGCTAAAATCGATTTTGATTATTACCCCAATACTAAACATCATATTAAAACAGGACTTAGGTATACTTATCATCAATTGCAACCCAATATCATTTATGGTACCAATGGCGAAGAAACCTTCACCTCAAAAGTTGAAACCAAATTCGGACATGAAAATGAAATTTACGTTTTAGATGATTGGAAAATCCGAAGACAATTGAGTCTTAATGTGGGTGTTCGATTATCTAATTTTATTCAAACCGGTCCCTATACTGATGAAGCCACTCAAAAAAAATATAATACAAATGATATCGTAACATCGTATATCGTCCCTGAGCCCAGGATTACATTCAACAAAGGCATCAATGAACAATCATCCATTAAGGGCGGTGTGAGTCTATCCAGTCAATATTTACACCTCGTAAGCAATTCAGGAAGTACACTACCTACGGATATTTGGGTGCCCAGTACGAAGAAAGTAAAACCGCAGATCGGCATTCAATATGCCATTGGATATTATATCAATTTATTCAATGACCAAGTTGAAACCTCCGTTGAAACCTATTATAAAGATCTGAGGAATCAATTGGATTATAGAGAAAGTTATGTTGAATCTTTTTCCTCAGAGATTGAAAATGAATTTGTCTTTGGAAAGGGGAGAGCATATGGCATTGAATTGTTTTTGAAAAAAAAGCGCGGCGATTTTAATGGATGGATCAGTTACACATTGTCCAGATCAGAAAGATGGTTTGATCAAATAGAACAGGGTCGAATATTTCCAACTGTATATGATCGACCTCATGATTTAGTTATAGTTGCAAATTATAATTTAAGTAAATACTGGCAAGTATCCGGTGCTTTTATTTATGCCACCGGACGGCGATATACGCCAATACAAAGTTTATTTATCATTGACAATAAACCCAATATTGAATACGGTCCAAGAAATAGTGCACGAATTGAAGACTATCACCGACTAGATGTTTCTTTTGTTTATGACAATGTAAGTAATCATAAAAAATCGTTTCATTCCAGTTGGGCAATCTCTATTTACAATATTTACAATCACAAGAATCCATTTTTCAGCTATACTGATTTTAGTTCCAATATATTGAATGGAAATGGTTCTGCAAAAGCAGTCAATGTTTCTATTTTTACCATAATTCCTTCGGTTACCTGGAATTTTTATTGGGATAGTAAATCAAAAAGTAAAAAGTATGAAGAAGAAAGTAAAAAGTGA
- a CDS encoding TraB/GumN family protein yields the protein MPMPKSVLWEIAGDQHYTSYLLGTIHIEDIGLASIKLAIDQYLSQADIIGTEIHLLEAKQFNLQDYILIDPITDQSISDIHWEKLEQRCLKYLGLDISGYKQYKPLVILNIISIHILANNATHQGLDEWIWEQGERNHKICIGLEDLVTHYNYLNQIPLPIQYKMLLDASKNITKLKKQSKQLLASYLKQDLTTIYKKSKKMLGQYRHSFLYERNQSITEQIIHWSKTGSLFASCGAGHLGGHYGIISLLKR from the coding sequence ATGCCAATGCCAAAAAGTGTTCTTTGGGAAATAGCAGGAGATCAGCACTATACCTCTTATTTATTAGGTACAATACATATTGAAGATATTGGCTTGGCGAGTATTAAACTTGCTATTGACCAATATTTATCTCAGGCAGACATCATTGGAACTGAAATTCATTTGTTGGAAGCCAAACAATTTAATTTACAAGATTATATCTTAATTGATCCTATTACAGATCAATCCATTTCTGATATTCATTGGGAAAAATTGGAACAACGATGCCTCAAATATTTAGGATTGGATATTTCGGGTTACAAACAGTATAAACCCTTAGTAATATTAAACATCATCTCCATTCATATACTGGCAAATAATGCCACGCACCAAGGACTTGATGAATGGATTTGGGAACAAGGTGAACGCAATCATAAAATTTGTATTGGACTGGAAGATCTTGTAACCCATTATAATTATTTGAATCAAATTCCTCTTCCGATACAGTATAAAATGTTATTGGATGCCAGTAAAAATATCACCAAACTAAAAAAACAATCCAAACAATTACTTGCTTCATATTTAAAACAAGACCTAACTACCATTTACAAGAAAAGTAAAAAAATGTTAGGCCAATACAGGCATTCATTTCTTTATGAACGCAATCAATCCATAACAGAACAAATCATCCATTGGAGCAAAACCGGATCTTTATTTGCAAGCTGTGGTGCGGGCCATTTGGGAGGTCATTACGGTATTATCAGTTTATTAAAACGATAG
- a CDS encoding Lrp/AsnC family transcriptional regulator, protein MTDKLDKIDVKILNILQENSKITNLELSKKIGLSPAPTLERVKKLEQTGVIESYHAKINAHKVNLAISTFILVNIAWNKPKALDNFMEKIKKIEEIVECFIITGDADVLMKVVTKDMQTYEALLFKKLSQIEEVERLKTLMNLSTIKQNNRLPIEVG, encoded by the coding sequence ATGACAGATAAATTAGACAAAATCGATGTAAAAATCCTAAACATACTTCAGGAGAATAGTAAAATAACCAATCTGGAATTATCTAAAAAAATAGGACTTTCTCCGGCTCCAACCTTAGAACGGGTTAAAAAATTAGAACAAACTGGTGTCATCGAAAGCTATCACGCCAAAATCAATGCCCATAAAGTGAATTTAGCTATTAGTACCTTTATCCTGGTTAACATTGCCTGGAATAAGCCTAAAGCGCTGGATAATTTTATGGAGAAAATCAAAAAAATAGAAGAAATCGTTGAGTGCTTTATAATTACTGGTGATGCAGACGTACTCATGAAAGTGGTCACTAAGGATATGCAAACTTATGAGGCGCTTTTATTCAAAAAATTGTCCCAAATTGAAGAGGTTGAACGATTGAAGACTTTAATGAACTTATCTACAATCAAACAAAACAATCGCCTTCCTATTGAAGTAGGATAG